The proteins below come from a single Synechococcus sp. MW101C3 genomic window:
- a CDS encoding glutamate synthase-related protein: MPAPMVAASTPISVDLEQGKEYFYCACGRSADQPFCDGSHQGTGFSPLAFVAETSGRAVLCRCKQTATPPYCDGSHSQVPADRVGSLYSVHADQPKPELVDAMPTPQPTPEEPSVALIHELAEHGLDRVGLEGPLAAMGVPRSQLPCWDDIQILVAQLARQPLPSETAVGTELVIGPQARRPLRLELPLLVSDMSFGALSEEAKLALAKGAELAGTAICSGEGGMLPEEQAANSRYLFELGPARFGYREELLPLVQAFHFKAGQAAKTGSGGYLPASKVTARIAAIRGLPEGQPIHSPPTFVDLHTPGDFRALADRVRELTGGIPVGFKLSAQHIEADLDFALEASADYLILDGRGGGTGAAPLLLRDHIAVPTIPALARARAHLDRRGASGRVTLIATGGLRTPADCVKALALGADGIALANAAIQAIGCVGARICHTNRCPAGIATQDPQLRRRLEVEHAAQRLARFLQAAVALMQVLARACGHDHLRGFSRIDLSSWHREVADLAGIAWSGSAQDAPEG, encoded by the coding sequence ATGCCAGCACCGATGGTTGCCGCCAGCACCCCCATCAGCGTGGACCTTGAGCAGGGGAAGGAGTACTTCTATTGCGCCTGCGGAAGGTCGGCTGACCAGCCCTTCTGCGACGGCTCCCATCAGGGCACCGGGTTCAGTCCCCTGGCCTTCGTGGCCGAAACGAGCGGCAGGGCCGTGCTGTGCCGCTGCAAGCAGACCGCCACTCCGCCTTACTGCGACGGCAGCCACAGCCAGGTGCCGGCCGATCGGGTCGGATCGCTCTACAGCGTCCACGCGGATCAGCCCAAGCCCGAGCTGGTTGATGCGATGCCGACGCCCCAGCCCACGCCGGAAGAGCCCAGCGTGGCGCTGATCCACGAGCTGGCCGAACATGGCCTCGATCGGGTAGGCCTCGAGGGGCCTCTGGCGGCCATGGGCGTACCGCGCTCGCAGCTGCCTTGCTGGGACGACATCCAGATCCTGGTGGCCCAGCTGGCCCGCCAGCCCCTGCCAAGCGAGACGGCGGTTGGCACCGAGCTGGTGATCGGCCCCCAGGCGCGGCGACCCCTGCGACTGGAGCTTCCCTTGCTGGTCTCCGACATGAGTTTCGGGGCCCTTTCCGAGGAAGCCAAACTGGCCCTGGCCAAAGGGGCGGAGCTGGCCGGGACGGCGATCTGCTCCGGGGAAGGCGGGATGCTGCCGGAGGAGCAGGCTGCCAACAGCCGCTACCTCTTCGAACTGGGTCCGGCCCGGTTCGGCTACCGCGAGGAGCTGCTGCCGTTGGTGCAGGCCTTCCACTTCAAGGCCGGCCAGGCCGCCAAGACCGGCAGCGGCGGCTACCTGCCCGCCAGCAAGGTCACCGCCCGCATTGCCGCCATCCGTGGCTTGCCTGAAGGCCAGCCGATCCACTCACCTCCCACCTTCGTCGATCTCCACACGCCGGGGGATTTCCGCGCCCTCGCCGATCGGGTGCGGGAACTCACCGGTGGCATTCCGGTGGGCTTCAAGCTCAGTGCCCAGCACATCGAGGCCGACCTGGACTTCGCCCTCGAGGCCAGCGCCGATTACCTCATTCTCGATGGCCGCGGCGGCGGCACCGGCGCCGCTCCCCTGCTGCTGCGCGATCACATCGCCGTGCCCACCATCCCTGCCCTGGCGCGGGCCCGGGCCCACCTCGACCGCCGGGGTGCCAGCGGCCGCGTCACCCTGATCGCCACCGGCGGACTGCGCACTCCGGCCGACTGCGTCAAGGCCCTGGCCCTGGGGGCCGATGGGATCGCCCTGGCCAATGCTGCGATCCAGGCGATCGGCTGTGTCGGCGCCCGGATCTGCCACACCAACCGCTGCCCTGCGGGCATCGCCACCCAGGATCCACAGCTGCGCCGCCGGCTGGAGGTGGAGCATGCCGCCCAGCGGCTGGCCAGGTTCCTGCAGGCGGCGGTGGCGCTGATGCAGGTGCTGGCACGGGCATGTGGCCATGACCATCTGCGCGGCTTCTCCAGGATCGACCTGTCCAGCTGGCACCGGGAGGTGGCGGATCTGGCCGGGATCGCCTGGAGCGGCTCGGCTCAGGACGCTCCGGAGGGTTAG
- a CDS encoding Nramp family divalent metal transporter, protein MPDAPLGTAPRTNDQTVEVPAGLGMLRTFLRVLGPGYLVAVGYMDPGNWATDLAAGSQFGYRLLWVIGLSSLMAMVLQSLCCRLGIATRLDLAQACSQLLPRFCRIPLWLLAEVAIIACDLAELVGSAIALQLLFGLPLPWGVGLTAADTLLLLALQRFGIRRLEALVIALVALVGGCFAVEMFLLQPDWGQVGQGFIPQAASLRDGQQLFLAAGILGATVMPHNLYLHSSLVQTRRWIGGQVAQRRALAFSTWDTLIALSLAFLINVSILVLAAGSFYGRLPQPVTDLSEAYRLLTPMLGTSLASVLFGVALLAAGQSSTLTATMAGQIVMEGFLQIRLPDWKRRLLTRGLALIPAMATVILFGERATTNLLVLSQVVLSLQLPFAVIPLVWFCGRRGLMGELRAPLWLQAMGWLCASVIVLINLSLLSAVVRGT, encoded by the coding sequence ATGCCTGATGCACCGCTGGGCACGGCCCCGCGCACCAATGACCAGACGGTGGAGGTGCCTGCCGGCCTGGGCATGCTTCGCACCTTCCTGCGGGTGCTCGGCCCTGGCTACCTGGTGGCCGTGGGCTACATGGATCCAGGCAACTGGGCCACGGATCTGGCGGCTGGCTCCCAGTTCGGCTATCGCCTGCTCTGGGTGATCGGGCTCTCCAGCCTGATGGCGATGGTGCTCCAGTCGCTCTGCTGCCGGCTGGGCATCGCCACAAGGCTGGATCTGGCCCAGGCCTGCAGCCAGCTTCTGCCGCGGTTCTGCCGAATTCCCCTGTGGTTGCTGGCCGAGGTGGCGATCATTGCCTGCGACCTGGCCGAGCTGGTGGGCAGCGCCATTGCCCTGCAGCTGCTCTTCGGTCTTCCCTTGCCCTGGGGTGTGGGCCTCACGGCCGCCGACACCCTGCTGCTGCTGGCCCTGCAACGCTTCGGGATCCGCCGGCTGGAGGCCCTGGTGATTGCCCTGGTGGCCCTGGTGGGGGGCTGTTTCGCGGTGGAGATGTTCCTGCTGCAGCCGGACTGGGGCCAGGTGGGCCAGGGCTTCATACCCCAGGCCGCCAGCCTCAGAGACGGGCAGCAGCTGTTTTTGGCGGCCGGGATTCTCGGGGCCACGGTGATGCCCCACAACCTCTATCTGCACTCCTCGCTGGTGCAAACCCGCCGCTGGATCGGCGGCCAGGTGGCGCAGCGCAGGGCCCTGGCTTTCAGCACCTGGGACACGCTGATCGCCCTCAGCCTGGCCTTTCTGATCAATGTCTCGATCCTGGTGCTGGCCGCCGGCAGCTTCTACGGCCGGTTGCCGCAGCCGGTCACCGACCTCAGCGAGGCCTACCGGTTGCTGACTCCCATGCTGGGCACGTCGCTCGCCAGCGTGCTGTTCGGGGTGGCCCTGCTGGCGGCGGGCCAGAGCTCCACCCTCACGGCCACCATGGCCGGCCAGATCGTGATGGAGGGGTTCCTGCAGATCCGTCTGCCGGACTGGAAGCGGCGGCTGCTCACCCGCGGTCTCGCCTTGATCCCGGCGATGGCCACGGTGATCCTGTTCGGGGAAAGGGCTACCACGAACCTGCTGGTGCTGAGCCAGGTAGTGCTGTCTCTGCAGTTGCCGTTCGCGGTGATCCCGCTGGTTTGGTTCTGCGGACGGCGTGGCCTGATGGGTGAGTTGAGGGCACCGCTTTGGCTACAGGCCATGGGCTGGCTCTGCGCCAGCGTCATCGTCCTGATCAACCTTTCGCTGCTGAGTGCTGTCGTGCGGGGCACCTGA
- a CDS encoding cation transporter, with the protein MAQGNSKAVGCGCGAEQAAELQRRTLWVVLVINAAMFVVELAVGLRAGSTGLIADSLDMLADAGVYGLSLGAVGSRMTQQRRAAVLSGQLQIILAILVLLDVLRRTAVGSEPISALMVGIGALALLANLLCLVLVRRHREGGVHMRASVIFSTNDTLANLGVIVAGLLVAWSGSRIPDLLIGIAISLLVLNGGRRILREARASRV; encoded by the coding sequence ATGGCCCAAGGCAACAGCAAGGCGGTGGGTTGCGGCTGTGGTGCCGAGCAGGCGGCTGAACTGCAGCGCCGCACCCTCTGGGTGGTGCTGGTGATCAACGCCGCCATGTTTGTGGTGGAACTGGCTGTAGGCCTGCGAGCAGGCTCCACCGGCCTGATTGCTGACTCCCTCGACATGCTGGCCGACGCGGGTGTCTATGGGCTCAGCCTGGGAGCCGTGGGCAGCCGCATGACGCAGCAGCGCCGGGCCGCCGTGCTCAGCGGTCAGCTGCAGATCATCCTGGCGATCTTGGTGCTGCTGGATGTGTTGCGGCGCACCGCGGTGGGCAGTGAACCGATCAGCGCCCTGATGGTGGGCATCGGCGCCCTGGCCCTGCTGGCCAACCTGCTCTGTCTGGTGCTGGTACGCCGGCACCGTGAGGGCGGCGTGCACATGCGGGCCTCAGTGATCTTCTCCACCAACGACACCCTGGCCAACCTGGGCGTGATCGTGGCCGGCCTGCTGGTGGCCTGGAGTGGCAGCCGCATCCCTGATCTGCTGATCGGCATCGCCATCAGCTTGCTGGTCCTGAACGGAGGCCGGCGGATCCTGCGGGAGGCTCGGGCCTCACGCGTCTGA
- a CDS encoding DUF1651 domain-containing protein yields MSGDSENWSSTNSGCHLTEPKAEVITCELLPDQEIPLLKSRRELSRAEALKLWDEKRKAGWRPCSPQW; encoded by the coding sequence ATGTCAGGCGACAGCGAAAACTGGTCCAGCACTAATTCCGGATGTCACTTGACAGAACCAAAGGCCGAGGTCATCACCTGTGAGCTGCTGCCCGATCAGGAGATCCCTTTGCTGAAATCACGCCGAGAGCTGAGCCGGGCTGAGGCCCTCAAGCTCTGGGATGAGAAGCGCAAGGCGGGCTGGAGACCCTGCAGTCCCCAGTGGTGA
- a CDS encoding FAD-dependent oxidoreductase: protein MPDDTMPDRKQSHVVVIGGGWAGWGAAKTLCEAGVDVTLIDGMLDPTGSQPITTKSGKPFEAGTRGFWKDYPNINALTEELEVGNIFTDFTTSAFWSPDGLEATAPVFGESPQWPSPLGQVIATIKNFKRLPIQDRLSIAGLLYAMLDLYRSDKVFQKYDNLSAQSLFIKLGISDRQINDFLRPILLVGLFKPPEEVSAAVTMELLYYYALAHQDSFDVRWINSKSIAEQLFEPLARRLMSRHHLRVLGGTFVTRLNVSPETQRISSVEIQSVTTNEVKVIDDVDAVVLAVGAKGLKSLMSQSPECSKAAPELVAAASLGSIDVVSTRLWLDRYVPIAYPANVFSRFESLKGAGGTFFMLDQLQKESERALWGHDQPQGSVIASDFYNASVIAVMNDQEIVDRLMHDLLPIAHPEFRNAKVVDYEVRRYPDSVSHFSPGSFRKRPPLETSVETIVCAGDWVRMGDKEHGAKGLCQERAYVCGLEAGNSLIRRKIVKGSNQSKTIQHSVVPIRADEPQVVLGRVLNKIVMDQIDALGLTLSWFDS from the coding sequence ATGCCAGACGACACCATGCCCGACAGAAAACAATCTCATGTGGTCGTCATCGGAGGCGGATGGGCTGGCTGGGGTGCCGCAAAGACACTCTGCGAAGCCGGCGTTGACGTGACCTTGATCGATGGGATGCTCGATCCAACCGGCAGTCAACCAATCACAACCAAAAGCGGTAAACCCTTTGAGGCTGGAACCAGGGGCTTTTGGAAGGACTATCCCAACATCAATGCCCTCACAGAAGAGCTCGAAGTTGGCAATATTTTCACTGACTTCACAACCAGTGCTTTTTGGTCACCCGATGGATTGGAAGCAACAGCTCCTGTTTTTGGAGAATCACCCCAATGGCCAAGCCCCCTAGGCCAAGTGATTGCAACAATCAAAAACTTCAAGCGACTTCCCATTCAAGATCGACTCAGCATCGCAGGACTTCTCTATGCCATGCTGGACCTCTATCGCAGCGACAAGGTTTTCCAGAAATACGACAACCTTAGTGCACAATCACTGTTTATAAAGCTTGGCATCAGCGATCGACAAATTAATGATTTCTTGCGACCGATCTTGCTGGTTGGGTTGTTCAAGCCTCCCGAAGAAGTTTCGGCCGCTGTCACTATGGAGCTCCTCTATTACTATGCCCTGGCGCATCAAGACTCGTTTGATGTTCGTTGGATTAATTCAAAAAGCATTGCCGAACAACTGTTTGAGCCTCTCGCTCGAAGACTGATGTCACGCCATCATCTACGCGTCCTTGGGGGAACCTTCGTGACACGGTTGAATGTTTCACCTGAGACGCAACGCATAAGCTCGGTTGAAATTCAAAGTGTAACAACAAATGAAGTCAAGGTGATTGATGACGTCGATGCTGTGGTTTTAGCGGTGGGTGCTAAAGGACTTAAATCCCTGATGTCTCAATCGCCAGAATGCAGCAAAGCAGCGCCAGAGCTTGTTGCCGCTGCTTCTCTCGGTTCGATCGATGTCGTTTCAACACGTCTTTGGCTGGATCGCTATGTTCCAATCGCTTACCCAGCCAATGTTTTCTCTCGCTTCGAATCGCTGAAGGGCGCTGGAGGCACCTTTTTCATGCTTGACCAACTGCAAAAGGAATCGGAGCGGGCGCTATGGGGTCATGACCAGCCGCAGGGTTCCGTGATTGCAAGCGACTTTTACAACGCATCTGTCATCGCAGTGATGAATGATCAAGAGATTGTTGATCGACTTATGCATGACTTGCTTCCAATTGCTCACCCTGAATTTAGGAACGCGAAGGTAGTTGATTACGAGGTACGGCGTTATCCAGATTCTGTGTCTCACTTCTCTCCCGGCAGTTTTAGGAAGCGCCCACCCTTGGAAACCTCAGTAGAGACGATCGTCTGCGCTGGTGATTGGGTGCGGATGGGCGACAAAGAGCATGGTGCCAAAGGTCTTTGTCAGGAAAGAGCCTATGTTTGTGGACTGGAAGCAGGAAACTCCCTGATCAGGCGCAAAATCGTCAAAGGGTCGAATCAATCGAAGACCATCCAACATTCGGTCGTCCCAATTCGTGCTGATGAACCACAGGTAGTTCTAGGCCGTGTTCTCAACAAAATCGTAATGGATCAAATCGATGCCCTTGGCCTGACACTTTCTTGGTTTGACTCATAG
- the cadR gene encoding Cd(II)/Pb(II)-responsive transcriptional regulator — MQIGELARSTGVKIETIRYYEREHLLPVPQRTDGNYRLYTPRHVEQLRFIRYCRSLGMSLEEVRILIGVLDTPSGSCLTVNALLDEKIAEVDARVNELHKLQDQLRQLRGLCQQPDEVKTCGILMELNRSARIDKAQI, encoded by the coding sequence ATGCAGATCGGCGAGTTGGCACGGTCCACCGGGGTCAAGATCGAAACCATTCGCTATTACGAACGCGAGCACTTGCTGCCGGTGCCGCAACGCACGGATGGCAACTACCGCCTCTATACGCCGCGGCATGTGGAGCAGTTGCGCTTCATCCGCTACTGCCGCAGCCTTGGCATGAGCCTGGAGGAGGTCCGCATCCTGATTGGGGTGCTCGACACACCATCCGGAAGCTGTCTGACGGTGAATGCCCTGCTGGACGAGAAGATTGCAGAGGTCGATGCCCGCGTGAATGAGTTGCACAAACTCCAGGATCAGCTACGGCAGCTCAGAGGGCTTTGTCAGCAACCGGATGAGGTGAAGACCTGCGGCATCCTTATGGAGTTGAACCGTTCGGCTCGCATCGACAAGGCTCAGATCTGA
- a CDS encoding cation-translocating P-type ATPase — MAEPCCSSGTSGQTAGATTGPQPEPASVKEALFRISAMDCATEEGEIRHALAGVDGIRGLRFLLAERVLAIDAEVAALNSALAAIRRLGFNPEPISTDQRPSAAQTRAERRFERLRLAGSLALAITAELLHLVVPPFPGHELLEIGIAIAAIALAGFSVFRKGLAALRQGRLNINALMSVAVTGAFLIGRFPEAAMVMALYAVAEAIEARAVQRARQAITSLMALAPDEAEIRQSDGRWQRVSASAVAIGDVVRVRPGERLPLDGTVLSGVSAINQAPITGESLPVDKGPGDEVFAGTINQGGALEIQVTAPASLSTLARIIHAVEEAQASRAPIQRFIDRFAARYTPAVFVVALAVALLAPPLLGFTPLQAIYKALVLLVIACPCALVIATPVTVVSGLATAARRGIIIKGGLYIEEARKIKVLALDKTGTITLGQPKLVAFSPQQETADAGVLKQWASSLAERSDHPVSRAMAVGLDGERLAVEAFEALPGRGVRGVIAGRHLMLANHRWIEELGLCSSALEASMQVHERQGRSLSLLADNSGVLALIAVADTVRPSSAAAMEALRALGVTPVMLTGDNAATAGAIAAQAGIEQVKSNLLPQEKLEAVAVLQARYGFAAMAGDGINDAPALAKADIGFAMGAAGTHIAIEAADVVIMNDDLMRVPETIALSRRTFTILRQNIALALGIKALFLVLTVAGNATMWMAVFADMGTSLIVIANGLRLLRTPMLGKIKGSAWSGTIRSEPCRCEPNGSTP; from the coding sequence ATGGCGGAACCTTGCTGCAGCAGCGGAACCAGCGGGCAGACGGCTGGAGCCACCACGGGGCCGCAGCCGGAGCCGGCAAGCGTCAAGGAAGCGCTGTTTCGGATCAGCGCGATGGATTGCGCCACGGAGGAAGGCGAGATCCGCCATGCCCTCGCAGGTGTTGACGGCATCCGCGGCCTGAGGTTCCTGCTGGCCGAGCGCGTTCTGGCGATCGATGCAGAAGTAGCAGCGCTCAACTCCGCCCTTGCGGCGATCCGCCGGCTGGGATTCAACCCGGAGCCGATCAGCACCGATCAGCGGCCGTCCGCCGCCCAGACCCGCGCCGAACGGCGATTTGAACGACTCCGCCTGGCGGGCTCCCTGGCGCTGGCGATCACGGCGGAGCTGCTGCATCTGGTCGTTCCCCCCTTCCCGGGCCATGAGCTGTTGGAGATCGGGATCGCCATCGCCGCGATCGCCCTGGCGGGTTTCTCCGTGTTTCGCAAGGGCCTTGCGGCCCTGCGCCAGGGCCGGCTCAACATCAATGCATTGATGAGCGTGGCGGTCACGGGCGCCTTCCTGATCGGCCGCTTCCCGGAAGCCGCCATGGTGATGGCGCTCTATGCCGTGGCCGAGGCGATCGAAGCGCGGGCGGTGCAGCGGGCCCGCCAGGCGATCACCAGCCTGATGGCCCTGGCCCCCGATGAGGCGGAGATTCGCCAGAGCGATGGCCGCTGGCAACGCGTCTCCGCCAGTGCTGTCGCCATCGGAGATGTGGTGCGCGTCCGCCCGGGTGAGCGCCTGCCGCTCGATGGCACGGTGCTCTCCGGCGTGAGTGCGATCAACCAGGCGCCGATCACCGGCGAAAGCCTGCCGGTCGACAAAGGCCCAGGTGATGAGGTGTTTGCGGGCACGATCAACCAGGGCGGCGCCCTGGAAATCCAGGTGACGGCGCCTGCTTCGCTCAGCACCCTGGCGCGCATCATCCACGCCGTGGAGGAAGCCCAGGCCTCCCGTGCTCCGATCCAGCGCTTCATCGATCGCTTCGCGGCCCGCTACACCCCGGCGGTGTTCGTGGTGGCCCTGGCGGTTGCTCTGCTGGCGCCGCCCTTGCTGGGTTTCACACCCCTGCAGGCGATCTACAAGGCGCTGGTGCTGCTGGTGATCGCCTGTCCCTGTGCCCTGGTGATCGCCACTCCGGTGACGGTGGTGAGCGGCCTGGCCACAGCCGCCCGTCGCGGCATCATCATCAAGGGCGGTCTTTACATCGAGGAGGCCCGCAAGATCAAGGTGCTGGCGCTCGACAAGACCGGCACGATCACCCTGGGCCAGCCCAAGCTGGTGGCCTTTTCCCCTCAGCAAGAAACGGCAGACGCTGGCGTTCTCAAACAGTGGGCCAGCAGCCTGGCGGAGCGCTCCGACCATCCGGTGTCGCGGGCGATGGCCGTTGGCCTCGATGGCGAGCGGTTGGCTGTGGAGGCCTTCGAGGCCCTGCCGGGGCGCGGGGTGCGCGGCGTGATCGCGGGCCGCCATTTGATGCTGGCCAACCACCGCTGGATCGAGGAGCTAGGGCTTTGCTCCAGCGCACTGGAGGCGTCGATGCAGGTCCATGAGCGCCAGGGCCGCTCGCTCAGCCTGCTCGCGGATAACAGCGGCGTGCTCGCCCTGATCGCCGTCGCCGACACCGTTCGGCCCAGCTCGGCGGCGGCCATGGAGGCCCTGCGGGCCCTGGGCGTCACACCGGTGATGCTCACGGGTGACAACGCAGCCACCGCCGGCGCGATCGCAGCCCAGGCCGGCATAGAGCAGGTGAAAAGCAACCTGCTGCCGCAGGAGAAGCTCGAGGCGGTGGCTGTCCTGCAGGCCCGCTATGGATTCGCGGCCATGGCAGGCGATGGCATCAACGATGCGCCGGCCCTGGCCAAGGCGGACATCGGCTTTGCGATGGGGGCAGCCGGCACCCACATCGCCATCGAAGCGGCCGATGTGGTGATCATGAATGACGATCTGATGCGCGTACCGGAAACGATCGCCCTCTCTCGCCGCACCTTCACCATCCTGCGCCAGAACATCGCGCTGGCCCTGGGGATCAAGGCCCTTTTTCTGGTGCTCACCGTGGCCGGGAACGCCACGATGTGGATGGCGGTCTTCGCGGACATGGGCACGAGCTTGATCGTGATCGCCAATGGTCTGCGACTGCTCCGCACACCCATGCTCGGAAAGATCAAGGGCTCAGCGTGGTCGGGAACGATCAGATCTGAGCCTTGTCGATGCGAGCCGAACGGTTCAACTCCATAA
- a CDS encoding isoprenylcysteine carboxylmethyltransferase family protein codes for MTESARDEGQAPPAGWSQLTAINTAKMLTIVLLLVLAAVVGVKDMRQVVYLSLHISYCLWWLLEQWLFPERARQLFRERVGVVGFGFALLFIGVLYSLPGLLAFLNPVPISQAAVAVALGLFSFGSLINASADAQKTTAKAMGAGLVSDGIWRRVRHVNYLGDLLRYMSFAVVAGNGWAYLVPALVLLIYLQRIGQKEVQMAAKYPEFSAWQQHSARLLPGLW; via the coding sequence ATGACTGAATCAGCACGGGACGAGGGCCAGGCCCCACCGGCGGGCTGGAGCCAACTCACAGCGATCAACACCGCCAAAATGCTCACGATTGTGCTGCTGCTGGTGCTGGCGGCCGTGGTCGGGGTGAAGGACATGCGCCAAGTGGTCTATCTCAGCCTGCACATCAGCTACTGCCTCTGGTGGCTGCTGGAGCAGTGGCTGTTTCCCGAGCGGGCTCGGCAGCTGTTCAGAGAGCGTGTGGGGGTGGTGGGGTTTGGCTTCGCCCTGCTGTTCATCGGAGTGCTCTACAGCCTGCCGGGGCTGCTGGCTTTTCTCAATCCCGTACCGATCTCCCAGGCCGCCGTGGCCGTGGCGCTGGGGCTGTTCAGCTTCGGCAGCCTGATCAACGCCAGCGCCGATGCACAGAAAACCACCGCTAAAGCGATGGGTGCTGGCCTGGTGAGCGACGGCATCTGGCGGCGTGTGCGCCATGTGAATTACCTCGGCGATCTGCTGCGCTACATGAGCTTCGCGGTGGTGGCCGGCAACGGCTGGGCCTACCTGGTGCCGGCTCTGGTGCTGCTGATCTATCTGCAACGCATTGGCCAGAAGGAAGTGCAGATGGCGGCGAAGTACCCGGAGTTCAGCGCCTGGCAGCAGCACAGCGCTCGGCTTTTGCCAGGCCTCTGGTGA
- a CDS encoding SOS response-associated peptidase translates to MGEAQSDPQASLMCGRYSLTTTIDQLLPRLKGPLPEGFLEQYQPRQQVRPGEPLLIQRQQQGRLEVGYAQWGLVPSWLKDTRGKSRPMNARSETVSQKPFFRGPWRHHRCLLPADGFYEWRPPPEGEGHGPKGKKQPFWIRRQDGAPFWLGGLWDHWIAPDGSELQTCCILTTTPNALLRPIHDRMPVVINDGWEEAWLLPEDAAELRGLEALMAPWDPAGWEAIPVDWL, encoded by the coding sequence TTGGGAGAAGCCCAATCGGATCCGCAGGCGTCGCTGATGTGTGGCCGCTACTCGCTCACCACCACGATCGATCAGTTGCTGCCAAGGCTCAAGGGTCCGCTGCCGGAGGGTTTCCTCGAGCAGTACCAGCCCCGGCAGCAGGTGCGGCCCGGCGAACCGCTTCTGATCCAGCGCCAGCAACAGGGCCGACTGGAGGTGGGCTACGCGCAGTGGGGCCTCGTGCCGAGCTGGCTGAAGGACACCCGCGGCAAGAGTCGGCCAATGAATGCCCGCAGCGAGACGGTGAGCCAGAAGCCTTTCTTTCGTGGTCCCTGGCGCCATCACCGCTGCCTGCTGCCTGCCGATGGCTTCTACGAATGGAGGCCGCCGCCGGAAGGGGAAGGCCATGGACCCAAAGGGAAGAAGCAGCCCTTCTGGATCCGCCGTCAGGACGGCGCCCCCTTCTGGCTGGGCGGCCTGTGGGACCACTGGATCGCTCCCGATGGCAGCGAACTCCAGACCTGCTGCATCCTCACCACCACCCCCAACGCCCTGCTGCGTCCGATCCACGACCGCATGCCGGTGGTGATCAACGATGGATGGGAAGAGGCCTGGTTGCTGCCGGAAGACGCAGCCGAGCTGCGGGGGCTGGAGGCGCTGATGGCCCCGTGGGATCCCGCCGGCTGGGAGGCGATTCCTGTCGACTGGTTGTGA